One genomic region from Salvia hispanica cultivar TCC Black 2014 chromosome 2, UniMelb_Shisp_WGS_1.0, whole genome shotgun sequence encodes:
- the LOC125203153 gene encoding E3 ubiquitin-protein ligase At1g12760-like produces MSSNNDSPSSPSADTTPLLSDQSPSNLSRFLGRTPSIRGAARFLRRGRSMREPSVRVREAAAEQIEERQSDWAYSKPIVVLDLVWNLAFVVVSISVLIMSRDETPSMPLRLWIVGYALQCVLHMICVCAEYRKRYSHRNSQNYSNSSSGTGSDDVESGGYASERQQSDDETSVAKHLESANTMFSFIWWIIGFYWVSSGGPDLTAESPQLYWLSIAFLAFDVFFVVVCVAVACIIGIAVCCCLPCIIAILYAVADQEGATKEDIERLPKFRFRKIGDFEKQNGDTQESFGGIITECDTDSPTEHVLPLDDAECCICLCAYDDGAELRELPCRHHFHSACIDKWLHINAICPLCKFNILKTDSHIDSEEA; encoded by the exons ATGTCGTCAAACAACGACAGCCCGTCTTCCCCCTCAGCCGACACTACACCGTTGCTGAGCGACCAGAGCCCCAGCAATCTCTCCCGCTTCCTCGGCCGCACGCCCAGCATCCGCGGCGCCGCCCGCTTCCTCCGCCGCGGCCGCTCCATGCGCGAGCCCTCCGTCCGCGTCCGCGAAGCTGCGGCCGAGCAAATCGAGGAGCGCCAGAGCGATTGGGCCTACTCCAAGCCCATAGTCGTATTGGACCTCGTCTGGAACCTCGCCTTCGTCGTCGTCTCCATTTCCGTTCTCATCATGAGCCGCGATGAAACCCCCTCGATGCCGCTGCGCCTTTGGATTGTCGGCTACGCGCTGCAGTGCGTCCTTCACATGATCTGCGTCTGCGCCGAGTACAGGAAGAGGTATTCCCACCGCAATTCTCAGAATTACTCGAATTCCAGCTCCGGAACCGGAAGTGATGACGTGGAATCCGGCGGTTATGCTTCCGAGCGCCAGCAGAGTGATGATGAAACTAG TGTTGCTAAACACCTGGAGTCTGCAAATACAATGTTCTCGTTCATTTGGTGGATAATTGGGTTCTATTGGGTATCTTCTGGTGGCCCGGATTTGACTGCTGAATCGCCACAGCTTTACTG GCTTTCCATTGCATTCTTGGCATTCGATGTTTTCTTCGTTGTGGTTTGTGTTGCTGTGGCATGTATAATTGGAATTGCTGTTTGCTGCTGTCTACCATGTATCATTGCAATCTTATATGCAGTTGCAGATCAG GAAGGAGCTACTAAGGAAGATATTGAGAGACTACCAAAATTCAGATTTCGGAAAATTGGTGACTTTGAGAAGCAAAATGGTGACACTCAAGAATCATTTGGAGGAATAATAACTGAATGCGATACTGATTCTCCCACAGAGCATGTTCTACCACTTGACGATGCT GAATGTTGTATTTGCCTTTGTGCCTACGATGATGGAGCTGAGCTGCGCGAACTCCCCTGTCGGCATCATTTTCACTCAGCCTGCATAGACAAGTGGCTGCACATAAATGCAATTTGTCCACTCTGCAAATTCAACATACTGAAAACTGACAGTCACATTGACAGCGAAGAAGCATAA